From a single Rosa rugosa chromosome 7, drRosRugo1.1, whole genome shotgun sequence genomic region:
- the LOC133723437 gene encoding uncharacterized protein LOC133723437, which produces MVTALAAITLACLVHPGLGLLVLLLSHALCCHTALCSFISQPCSHARRHELFDYKKDGNGGPDKLTFKRDGDHDYPTFVSLFQIILMSGISKNALEELSSERSSDDRIPLIYAISLGLPSLKTPLIHDNWWSMEFH; this is translated from the exons ATGGTTACAGCACTTGCTGCAATTACTTTAGCATGCTTGGTTCATCCAGGTTTGGGTCTACTTGTTCTCTTGCTCTCTCATGCTTTGTGCTGTCATACTGCTCTTTGCAG CTTCATTTCGCAGCCATGCAGTCATGCACGAAGACATGAATTATTTGATTATAAGAAAGACGGAAATGGTGGGCCTGACAAACTTACATTCAAACGTGATGG AGATCATGACTATCCTACTTTTGTATCCCTCTTCCAAATTATCTTGATGAGTGGGATAAGCAAGAATGCTTTAGAGGAGCTGTCATCTGAAAGAAGTTCTGATGATCGCATACCCCTTATTTATGCAATATCATTAGGTTTGCCATCCTTAAAAACACCGCTCATTCATGACAATTGGTGGTCCATGGAATTCCACTGA